A stretch of DNA from Bradyrhizobium algeriense:
GCGAACCACGTTGGCAACTGCAGGGGCGGCAGTCGCGTTGAATGTTGGGCAACGCAGGAGAATGCCATGCCGCGCAAGTCGATCTGGAGCCGCTACGGCTTTCTTTGGGTTACGCTCTCGCTCTTCCTGATCAGTTTGTCAGGCCACTGGATCTTTGGATGGGTTGCATTTGTGCGCGAGCAGCAAGACCACAGCGCAACCATTGAATTCAGCGGCTATTTCATCCAAATGATGAGAGACACGCTTGAGAACTGGCAGTCGGAATTTCTGCAGTTGCTCTGGCAGGTCGCAGGACTCGCGATACTGTTGCACGTTGGGTCACCGCAGTCGAAAGAAGGCGATGATCGCATGGAAGCGAAAATCGATGCGATCCTGCTGGCTGTTGATTCCAAGAAAGCAGAGGCGGTCCTTAAAGAAATTGATGACGCCTATGAAGGTCGCCACACCGATAGGCACTTCGTCGAATCGCTGGAAAAGAACGGACGAACCAAACGGAGGAGAGATTAGTCCCAATAGGGGATGGCAGGACGGGCGATCATGAGCCAGAAGATGATGAGTATGGCGGCGAACGCGGGAAAACCGAAGGCGAACCACCAACGGAAAAGACGCGTGTACTCGTAGGGTAGCGATGAGTTTGACTTGACGGCGCGGATGGCAAGATCCCGCATGCGCATCTGCATCCACACCACTGGCAACCAGAAAGCGCCAGTCACAACATAAAGCAGAATGGAAGCTGCGATCCATCCATCCCCGAGAGAATAGCCGCTCAACCAGGCGAGCCAGACCCCCGTAATTGGCTGAAGAACAATGGCGGTCGCGGTAAACAGGAAATCCGCCAGTACCACGGTCTGCGCAACGCCGGCCACCTCACGCGGTTCGCCGCGCAGATACGC
This window harbors:
- a CDS encoding DUF6766 family protein — translated: MPRKSIWSRYGFLWVTLSLFLISLSGHWIFGWVAFVREQQDHSATIEFSGYFIQMMRDTLENWQSEFLQLLWQVAGLAILLHVGSPQSKEGDDRMEAKIDAILLAVDSKKAEAVLKEIDDAYEGRHTDRHFVESLEKNGRTKRRRD
- a CDS encoding DUF2269 domain-containing protein → MTFYLLLKTVHVIGAAVLLGTGAGIAFFLLVAYLRGEPREVAGVAQTVVLADFLFTATAIVLQPITGVWLAWLSGYSLGDGWIAASILLYVVTGAFWLPVVWMQMRMRDLAIRAVKSNSSLPYEYTRLFRWWFAFGFPAFAAILIIFWLMIARPAIPYWD